From Neobacillus sp. PS2-9, the proteins below share one genomic window:
- a CDS encoding DUF3800 domain-containing protein: protein MDEIQYGFLDEFGDYRFDFDKSDVSTHFIIVAILVKDSNKASLEQEMDRIRQVYVQTGDLTSRSFDNDHTQRMQILNEIKDLPFSVYAYAIDKRKIREDSGIMSKTSFLKYVNKMVYRDLNRTFEQLDLVADDRDEKSFIREFKRYIRTKSIPDLFNHSTFGFNNSKSNNLLQLADVIAGTLAKGYDRTHQSDQYRSFFKIIRNKIAAINLLPLDYKDFLYDYKSTNQDSRYNDVIIQHSVNLTYQYIEKHRKSEEDEEKLRIDFLKFLLFNLKENPDEYVYTEEILDNLNAIRDLKLNPHNFRSTVVSKLRDSGLLIASSNKGYKLPACLNDLYDFVNLSSLTIHPMIQRISKCRDQILLATDNEIDILGQKGYGYLKKLIELEKLGI from the coding sequence TTGGACGAGATTCAATATGGATTTTTAGATGAATTTGGGGATTATCGTTTTGACTTTGATAAAAGCGATGTTTCAACCCACTTTATTATTGTTGCCATTCTTGTAAAAGATTCTAATAAAGCTAGTTTAGAGCAAGAAATGGATAGGATAAGACAAGTATATGTTCAAACTGGGGATCTAACTTCTAGAAGTTTCGACAATGACCATACTCAAAGAATGCAAATTTTGAATGAAATAAAGGATTTACCTTTTAGTGTATATGCCTATGCAATTGATAAGCGAAAAATAAGAGAAGACAGCGGCATCATGTCTAAAACTTCATTTTTAAAATATGTAAATAAAATGGTCTATAGGGACCTGAATAGAACGTTTGAACAGCTTGACCTGGTGGCAGACGACCGAGATGAAAAATCATTTATACGAGAATTTAAAAGGTATATAAGAACAAAGAGTATCCCTGATTTATTTAATCATTCAACATTTGGGTTTAACAATAGTAAATCGAATAATCTTCTTCAGTTGGCAGATGTAATCGCTGGAACTTTGGCAAAAGGCTATGATCGTACCCACCAATCTGACCAGTACCGCTCATTTTTCAAAATTATAAGAAATAAAATAGCAGCCATTAATCTATTACCTCTTGATTATAAGGACTTTCTCTATGATTATAAATCAACGAATCAGGATTCTAGGTACAATGACGTTATCATCCAACATTCGGTGAATCTAACCTATCAATATATTGAAAAACATCGAAAAAGTGAGGAAGATGAAGAAAAGCTTCGAATCGATTTTCTTAAGTTTCTTTTATTTAATCTGAAAGAAAATCCTGATGAATATGTGTATACGGAAGAAATCTTAGATAATCTAAATGCCATTAGGGACTTAAAACTAAATCCGCACAACTTCCGCTCAACCGTGGTGTCTAAGCTCCGTGATAGTGGTCTCTTAATTGCTAGCAGCAATAAGGGCTATAAATTACCTGCTTGCTTAAACGATTTATATGATTTTGTGAATCTATCAAGTCTAACAATCCACCCAATGATTCAAAGAATATCCAAGTGCAGGGATCAAATTCTTTTAGCAACCGATAATGAAATCGACATTCTTGGGCAAAAAGGATATGGTTATCTGAAAAAACTTATTGAATTGGAAAAGTTAGGAATTTAA
- a CDS encoding DinB family protein: MYTSIAEFIQEWNQEAGSTQKVLDALTDNSLQQQVSSEDRTLGRIAWHIVTSTPGMLIEFGIKVEPVENSGTVPSSAKEMAETFRKVSADTFDAVKQQWTDDSLKEMVNVFGMTMPKAVTLSLLIKHIIHHRGQMTVLMRQAGLKVPGIYGPAREEWTHIGMDAPAL; this comes from the coding sequence ATGTATACTTCAATAGCTGAATTTATCCAAGAATGGAATCAGGAAGCAGGGTCTACACAAAAAGTATTAGATGCGTTAACCGACAATTCCCTTCAACAACAGGTTTCATCGGAAGACCGTACATTAGGCCGAATTGCCTGGCACATTGTTACAAGTACTCCTGGAATGCTAATCGAGTTCGGAATCAAGGTGGAACCGGTAGAAAATTCAGGAACCGTTCCTTCCTCAGCAAAGGAAATGGCAGAAACATTTCGAAAGGTCAGTGCCGATACATTTGACGCAGTGAAACAGCAATGGACGGATGATTCCCTAAAGGAAATGGTTAATGTGTTTGGTATGACAATGCCAAAAGCAGTAACACTTTCATTGCTCATCAAGCACATCATTCATCACCGTGGTCAAATGACAGTCCTCATGCGTCAGGCAGGATTGAAGGTTCCAGGTATTTATGGGCCAGCAAGAGAAGAATGGACTCATATTGGAATGGATGCTCCAGCACTTTAA
- a CDS encoding cysteine desulfurase family protein, with the protein MENIYMDYNASTPLAPEVVGAMKPLLQDYYGNPSALHWSGKPVKEFLYKAREQVAELIACSPGEIIFTSGGSEANNLALKGFYFKNKHKGNHIITSKIEHPAIVSPCKFLEQVGARITYVGVDRYGRVSPEEIEKAITKETILITVMHSNNEIGTLQPIKEIGAIAERNGIAFHTDASQSVGKVPVQVNDLKVDMLTIAGHKLYAPKGIGALYIRDGIQLEPLIHGAGHEFGLRAGTENTLLAVGLGKACEIASKEVRNHRIKDLIDYFWGQLKGKFGEQVLLNGHPEERLPNTLNVSFVNKIGQELLESIPSLAASTGSACHAGSIELSPVLKEMNVPEEVGMGAIRFSLGRNTTKEEIDRVILLLNKII; encoded by the coding sequence TTGGAAAATATATATATGGATTACAATGCTAGTACCCCTTTGGCTCCTGAGGTAGTTGGTGCGATGAAACCTCTGCTACAGGATTATTATGGAAATCCTTCAGCCTTACATTGGTCAGGAAAACCAGTTAAGGAATTTTTATATAAAGCAAGAGAACAGGTGGCTGAATTAATTGCTTGTTCTCCTGGGGAAATCATTTTTACGAGTGGTGGAAGTGAGGCAAATAACCTTGCTTTAAAAGGGTTTTATTTTAAAAATAAGCATAAAGGCAACCATATCATTACTTCTAAAATAGAACATCCCGCTATTGTAAGTCCGTGTAAGTTCCTTGAACAAGTAGGGGCAAGGATAACTTACGTAGGCGTTGACCGGTATGGAAGAGTATCACCTGAAGAAATCGAAAAGGCTATTACAAAAGAAACAATTCTGATTACAGTCATGCACTCCAATAATGAAATAGGCACGTTACAGCCGATAAAGGAGATTGGGGCAATAGCGGAAAGGAATGGAATTGCCTTTCATACAGATGCTTCTCAATCCGTTGGAAAAGTCCCTGTCCAAGTGAATGATTTAAAAGTAGACATGCTAACGATTGCTGGTCATAAACTATATGCACCGAAAGGAATTGGTGCGCTATATATAAGAGATGGAATCCAACTTGAACCACTGATACATGGAGCGGGGCATGAATTTGGACTTCGTGCTGGTACCGAAAATACTTTACTAGCAGTGGGATTGGGTAAGGCATGTGAAATCGCTTCGAAAGAAGTACGGAATCATAGAATAAAAGATTTGATCGACTATTTTTGGGGGCAACTAAAGGGAAAGTTTGGTGAACAGGTTTTGCTGAATGGACATCCTGAGGAACGGCTGCCGAATACCTTGAATGTAAGTTTTGTAAATAAAATAGGCCAAGAACTACTAGAGTCTATTCCTAGTCTTGCTGCATCAACTGGATCAGCGTGTCATGCTGGAAGCATAGAACTATCACCTGTTTTAAAGGAGATGAATGTTCCTGAAGAGGTTGGAATGGGAGCAATCCGGTTTAGTTTAGGCAGGAATACAACCAAGGAAGAAATTGATAGAGTGATTTTATTGTTAAATAAAATAATATGA
- a CDS encoding diphthine--ammonia ligase has product MKKRIALSWSGGKDCCMALDMLIKKGYEIACFVTTVPKELGRTFGHGELTEMIILQGEALSIPVHFIECSYDTYTDQFVIALLTLKKQYKITGIAYGDLYLDEHRDWGEKVADAAGLESMYPLWSQKEDALQLLRNFVQSGYKAVVVRVREDVLDETWLGRSLDESFLHDVNSTTICPMGESGEYHTFVYDGPLFSKKVQLENGEVIQLETTKKLEFIGYYLND; this is encoded by the coding sequence GTGAAGAAACGAATTGCATTATCTTGGAGTGGTGGGAAAGATTGTTGTATGGCTTTGGATATGCTAATAAAGAAAGGATACGAGATCGCATGCTTTGTTACAACCGTTCCCAAAGAACTTGGTCGAACCTTCGGTCATGGTGAGCTCACAGAAATGATTATTTTACAAGGAGAAGCTCTTTCTATACCTGTTCACTTTATCGAATGCTCCTACGACACTTATACAGATCAATTTGTTATAGCTCTTCTAACCTTAAAGAAACAATATAAAATTACGGGCATTGCATATGGAGATTTATATTTAGACGAACACCGTGATTGGGGCGAAAAAGTTGCTGACGCTGCAGGTTTGGAATCAATGTATCCCCTATGGTCCCAAAAGGAAGATGCATTGCAACTGCTGAGAAATTTTGTCCAATCTGGCTATAAAGCAGTTGTTGTTCGTGTAAGAGAGGATGTACTAGATGAGACTTGGCTTGGTAGAAGTCTTGATGAATCGTTCCTCCATGATGTAAATAGTACTACTATTTGCCCAATGGGAGAGTCAGGTGAATACCATACCTTCGTATATGATGGTCCCTTATTTTCGAAAAAGGTCCAATTGGAGAATGGAGAAGTCATCCAACTTGAAACAACTAAGAAATTGGAATTTATAGGATATTATCTAAATGATTGA